One Manduca sexta isolate Smith_Timp_Sample1 chromosome 26, JHU_Msex_v1.0, whole genome shotgun sequence genomic region harbors:
- the LOC115450416 gene encoding BRCA1-associated RING domain protein 1, translating into MTSADIQDFLKAFENVKNDYTCRVCSELCKNPVTLSKCFHMICAEHFDSLKACPNCGIDLEGCNTFTDDRLSVCIDSTKEINNMLKRFKPSEISSKKVKKNDGTVLSTHSAQDTIRPEKSRPPLLDISTTSSRFSKTNEKRNNKGETPLHVACRLGKVEKITELLNQGANTNTKDNAGWTPLHEVVQNGRLDLVKLLLQYNTLINVPGQSNETPLHEAVRYKHIDIARELVTHGADPNMPNIKGETPLQLATDEMRKAIMDAAEDIVQTQSVNIMHMSNLHLELESEDIRIYCVSQYKTAHNKLKTLSRHHDNIHLEVKFTKKVTHLIVDTEDGICAPSIDVLQGIVSSLWIISSEWVTNSTDDKLEPFDKYEVIGVGTKTYTGPKTARFNKYKQLPGLFDGCHFYFHNFNTKYEISKSIVVTKALLSKLVTDAGGIVLRRVPNPESIPEQEKLVPYHAKRDGKLAICSHYIIFKDMYEPMYNMRHLKALPIGWLIECIEKYELCEPW; encoded by the exons ATGACTTCGGCGGATatacaagattttttaaaagcatttgaaaatgtaaaaaatgatTACACATGTCGCGTGTGTTCAGAATTGTGCAAAAATCCCGTTACACTGAGCAAATGTTTCCACATGATTTGTGCAGAACATTTCGATAGCTTAAAAGCTTGTCCTAACTGCGGAATTGATCTTGAAGGATGCAATACGTTTACCGATGATCGGCTAAGCGTATGTATAGACTccacaaaagaaataaataacatgcTCAAAAGATTTAAACCTTCCGAAATAAGTTccaaaaaagttaaaaaaaatgatggcACAGTCTTGAGCACCCACTCCGCCCAGGATACCATACGACCAGAGAAATCTAGGCCCCCGCTGCTGGATATATCAACAACTAGCAGTAGATTtagtaaaacaaatgaaaagaGAAATAATAAAGGAGAAACACCACTTCATGTGGCATGTAGATTGGGAAAGGTCGAGAAAATCACTGAATTATTAAACCAAGGAGCAAATACAAATACTAAAGATAACGCTGGCTGGACACCCTTGCATGAAGTTGTGCAGAACGGCCGGTTAGACCTTGTAAAGTTGTTATTGCAGTACAACACACTTATAAACGTCCCAGGGCAGAGCAATGAAACACCATTGCATGAGGCGGTCAGGTATAAACATATTGATATCGCGAGAGAACTTGTAACACATGGTGCAGACCCAAACATGCCCAATATCAAAGGAGAGACTCCATTACAACTAGCTACTGATGAAATGAGAAAAGCAATTATGGATGCCGCTGAGGACATTGTCCAAACACAGTCTGTGAACATAATGCACATGTCCAACTTGCATTTAGAGTTAGAAAGTGAAGACATACGCATATATTGTGTGAGTCAGTACAAAACAGctcataacaaattaaaaacattatcgaGACATCATGATAATATACACCTTGAGGTGAAATTTACAAAGAAAGTGACGCATCTAATAGTGGACACAGAGGATGGTATATGTGCTCCAAGTATTGATGTTCTTCAAGGCATTGTTAGTTCCCTGTGGATTATATCTTCAGAATGGGTGACGAACAGCACGGATGATAAATTAGAACCTTTTGACAAATATGAAGTGATTGGAGTTGGAACAAAAACATATACAG GACCAAAAACTGCAAGATTCAACAAATACAAACAACTGCCTGGCTTGTTTGATGGCTGCCATTTCTATTTCCACAATTTCAACACAAAATATGAGATTTCAAAGAGCATTGTAGTTACTAAAGCTTTACTCAGCAAATTAGTGACTGATGCAGGAGGCATTGTACTCCGCAGAGTGCCGAACCCAGAATCAATCCCCGAACAAGAGAAGTTGGTACCATACCATGCAAAACGGGATGGAAAATTGGCAATTTGTTCTCATTATATCATTTTCAAGGATATGTACGAACCTATGTACAATATGCGGCATTTGAAGGCTCTTCCTATTGGGTGGCTTATTGAGTGCATTGAAAAGTATGAGTTGTGTGAACCTTggtaa
- the LOC115450415 gene encoding uncharacterized protein LOC115450415 isoform X1 has product MDKKNKKKTVIKRKSDEPAEGDKKKIMVNRKSDEKDKVEVVNQVVEVPVEGQQIVHTGQLVEGNFEQPVFVNMKGEPVQIGPNTVILYEQSGNPSNFAFGGMWTMDSSGRIVMAETIYDVKGEPEEENTNFVQANTEVSNQQVEEQQTTYQQYEISNNATVEQQEYEVAIIENPTTETPERSTEPQVITTEEQLVATGAAAVRWLNQKYDFVVRKLQLNYDAGVKLLHSESGCIQCVYLTTPSMQLAFNAVPQFLCIETGIEFNSMIPTVGGGGTTSVKHNVTLFLAEDGNGKSVIVSAGISTLIEDDLTWLFDTFKSCNPAWRQVRCVVCDPLKCQQTARVAFPSAHVTCSVWQASSACARLCVETARAARAPLDAPDAPAAIAARCKTYALALLRGEHTAAQLQALKRGIAGSGPTSQRLWDALARPLAPLHKFDTWLEADNYTNILHKGLERLVGKFQNLVRNAMQPDEFVSLFFNVANQLEDERRNFALSRLRDTETLKQSPTDTITQYAYNLMSHQTKLAQRCLDDRAGRRHSSAAICKYGTSTQECSCLFSKVFRLPCRHILMLTTELKVKTHIPFEPRWTVQHCLFGCETNAQTANSTASGNVGTFMEQVVVEDTQHRQNLQPAQQMHQVGGVRQQQYVLATPAQPATPVSQVIFCGGGGVNSVGGVGSVGGAAPVITSVLSAGGAVLTPHHTLHH; this is encoded by the exons ATGgacaagaaaaacaaaaagaaaactgtTATAAAACGGAAAAGTGACGAGCCGGCCGAAGgtgataaaaaaaagattatggTGAATAGAAAAAGTGATGAAAAAGACAAAGTGGAAGTGGTCAATCAAGTGGTGGAGGTGCCCGTGGAAGGTCAGCAGATAGTGCACACTGGGCAGCTGGTCGAAGGCAACTTCGAGCAGCCGGTGTTCGTGAACATGAAAGGCGAGCCTGTCCAAATAGGGCCCAACACCGTCATACTGTACGAACAAAGCGGGAATCCGTCGAACTTTGCATTTGGTGGGATGTGGACCATGGATTCCTCAGGCAGAATCGTCATGGCGGAGACTATTTACGACGTTAAAGGCGAACCTGAAGAGGAAAACACAAATTTCGTGCAGGCTAACACAGAAGTCAGTAAT CAACAAGTGGAGGAGCAACAAACCACATACCAACAGTATGAAATAAGCAATAATGCTACAGTGGAACAGCAGGAGTATGAAGTAGCCATCATCGAGAACCCCACCACTGAGACTCCGGAACG AAGTACTGAACCTCAGGTGATCACGACGGAGGAGCAGCTGGTGGCGACGGGCGCGGCGGCCGTGCGTTGGCTCAATCAGAAATACGACTTTGTTGTCAGAAAACTGCAATTAAATTATG ACGCGGGCGTAAAGCTGCTGCACTCAGAGTCGGGCTGCATCCAGTGCGTATACCTCACCACGCCCAGCATGCAGCTCGCGTTCAACGCCGTGCCTCAGTTCCTTTGCATTGAGACTG GCATAGAGTTCAACAGCATGATACCGACAGTAGGTGGCGGAGGCACTACCAGCGTGAAGCACAACGTGACGCTGTTTCTAGCGGAGGATGGCAATGGGAAATCTGTCATTGTTAGTGCAG GTATATCGACTCTAATTGAGGATGACTTGACTTGGTTGTTCGACACGTTCAAATCGTGCAACCCGGCGTGGCGGCAGGTGCGATGCGTTGTATGCGACCCTCTCAAGTGTCAACAG ACGGCGCGCGTGGCGTTCCCGAGCGCGCACGTGACGTGCTCGGTGTGGCAAGCGTCGAGCGCGTGCGCGCGGCTGTGCGTGGAGACGgcgcgcgccgcacgcgcacCGCTCGACGCGCCCGACGCGCCCGCCGCGATCGCCGCGCGCTGCAAGACGTACGCGCTCGCGCTGCTCAGGGGCGAGCACACCGCCGCGCAGCTACAG GCGCTGAAGCGCGGCATCGCGGGCTCTGGTCCGACGTCGCAGCGGCTGTGGGACGCGCTGGCGCGCCCTCTCGCGCCATTACACAAGTTCGACACCTGGCTCGAAGCGGACAACTACACCAATATACTGCACAAG GGTCTGGAGCGGCTGGTGGGCAAGTTCCAGAACCTCGTGCGCAACGCGATGCAGCCCGACGAGTTCGTGTCGTTGTTCTTCAACGTGGCCAACCAGCTAGAGGACGAGCGCAGGAACTTCGCGCTCAGCAGGCTTAGG GATACAGAAACGCTGAAGCAGTCGCCGACGGACACGATCACGCAATACGCGTACAATCTCATGAGCCACCAGACGAAGCTGGCGCAGCGGTGTTTGGACGACCGGGCCGGCAG AAGACACAGCAGCGCGGCGATATGCAAGTACGGTACTTCCACGCAGGAGTGCTCGTGTCTGTTCAGCAAAGTGTTCCGACTACCCTGCAGGCACATTCTGATGCTCACTACTGAGCTAAAG GTGAAGACTCACATCCCGTTCGAGCCGCGCTGGACGGTGCAGCACTGTCTGTTCGGCTGCGAGACAAACGCGCAGACGGCCAACTCTACCG CGAGTGGCAATGTGGGAACGTTCATGGAGCAGGTGGTTGTAGAGGACACGCAGCACCGACAGAACTTGCAGCCCGCGCAACAGATGCACCAG GTGGGTGGTGTCCGGCAACAGCAATACGTACTAGCCACGCCCGCGCAACCAGCCACGCCCGTCTCACAG GTGATATtctgcggcggcggcggcgttaATTCGGTCGGAGGGGTGGGGTCggtgggcggcgcggcgcctgTCATCACGTCGGTACTGTCCGCGGGCGGCGCCGTACTCACGCCACACCACACGCTGCACCACTGA
- the LOC115450415 gene encoding uncharacterized protein LOC115450415 isoform X2 produces the protein MDKKNKKKTVIKRKSDEPAEGDKKKIMVNRKSDEKDKVEVVNQVVEVPVEGQQIVHTGQLVEGNFEQPVFVNMKGEPVQIGPNTVILYEQSGNPSNFAFGGMWTMDSSGRIVMAETIYDVKGEPEEENTNFVQANTEVSNQQVEEQQTTYQQYEISNNATVEQQEYEVAIIENPTTETPERTEPQVITTEEQLVATGAAAVRWLNQKYDFVVRKLQLNYDAGVKLLHSESGCIQCVYLTTPSMQLAFNAVPQFLCIETGIEFNSMIPTVGGGGTTSVKHNVTLFLAEDGNGKSVIVSAGISTLIEDDLTWLFDTFKSCNPAWRQVRCVVCDPLKCQQTARVAFPSAHVTCSVWQASSACARLCVETARAARAPLDAPDAPAAIAARCKTYALALLRGEHTAAQLQALKRGIAGSGPTSQRLWDALARPLAPLHKFDTWLEADNYTNILHKGLERLVGKFQNLVRNAMQPDEFVSLFFNVANQLEDERRNFALSRLRDTETLKQSPTDTITQYAYNLMSHQTKLAQRCLDDRAGRRHSSAAICKYGTSTQECSCLFSKVFRLPCRHILMLTTELKVKTHIPFEPRWTVQHCLFGCETNAQTANSTASGNVGTFMEQVVVEDTQHRQNLQPAQQMHQVGGVRQQQYVLATPAQPATPVSQVIFCGGGGVNSVGGVGSVGGAAPVITSVLSAGGAVLTPHHTLHH, from the exons ATGgacaagaaaaacaaaaagaaaactgtTATAAAACGGAAAAGTGACGAGCCGGCCGAAGgtgataaaaaaaagattatggTGAATAGAAAAAGTGATGAAAAAGACAAAGTGGAAGTGGTCAATCAAGTGGTGGAGGTGCCCGTGGAAGGTCAGCAGATAGTGCACACTGGGCAGCTGGTCGAAGGCAACTTCGAGCAGCCGGTGTTCGTGAACATGAAAGGCGAGCCTGTCCAAATAGGGCCCAACACCGTCATACTGTACGAACAAAGCGGGAATCCGTCGAACTTTGCATTTGGTGGGATGTGGACCATGGATTCCTCAGGCAGAATCGTCATGGCGGAGACTATTTACGACGTTAAAGGCGAACCTGAAGAGGAAAACACAAATTTCGTGCAGGCTAACACAGAAGTCAGTAAT CAACAAGTGGAGGAGCAACAAACCACATACCAACAGTATGAAATAAGCAATAATGCTACAGTGGAACAGCAGGAGTATGAAGTAGCCATCATCGAGAACCCCACCACTGAGACTCCGGAACG TACTGAACCTCAGGTGATCACGACGGAGGAGCAGCTGGTGGCGACGGGCGCGGCGGCCGTGCGTTGGCTCAATCAGAAATACGACTTTGTTGTCAGAAAACTGCAATTAAATTATG ACGCGGGCGTAAAGCTGCTGCACTCAGAGTCGGGCTGCATCCAGTGCGTATACCTCACCACGCCCAGCATGCAGCTCGCGTTCAACGCCGTGCCTCAGTTCCTTTGCATTGAGACTG GCATAGAGTTCAACAGCATGATACCGACAGTAGGTGGCGGAGGCACTACCAGCGTGAAGCACAACGTGACGCTGTTTCTAGCGGAGGATGGCAATGGGAAATCTGTCATTGTTAGTGCAG GTATATCGACTCTAATTGAGGATGACTTGACTTGGTTGTTCGACACGTTCAAATCGTGCAACCCGGCGTGGCGGCAGGTGCGATGCGTTGTATGCGACCCTCTCAAGTGTCAACAG ACGGCGCGCGTGGCGTTCCCGAGCGCGCACGTGACGTGCTCGGTGTGGCAAGCGTCGAGCGCGTGCGCGCGGCTGTGCGTGGAGACGgcgcgcgccgcacgcgcacCGCTCGACGCGCCCGACGCGCCCGCCGCGATCGCCGCGCGCTGCAAGACGTACGCGCTCGCGCTGCTCAGGGGCGAGCACACCGCCGCGCAGCTACAG GCGCTGAAGCGCGGCATCGCGGGCTCTGGTCCGACGTCGCAGCGGCTGTGGGACGCGCTGGCGCGCCCTCTCGCGCCATTACACAAGTTCGACACCTGGCTCGAAGCGGACAACTACACCAATATACTGCACAAG GGTCTGGAGCGGCTGGTGGGCAAGTTCCAGAACCTCGTGCGCAACGCGATGCAGCCCGACGAGTTCGTGTCGTTGTTCTTCAACGTGGCCAACCAGCTAGAGGACGAGCGCAGGAACTTCGCGCTCAGCAGGCTTAGG GATACAGAAACGCTGAAGCAGTCGCCGACGGACACGATCACGCAATACGCGTACAATCTCATGAGCCACCAGACGAAGCTGGCGCAGCGGTGTTTGGACGACCGGGCCGGCAG AAGACACAGCAGCGCGGCGATATGCAAGTACGGTACTTCCACGCAGGAGTGCTCGTGTCTGTTCAGCAAAGTGTTCCGACTACCCTGCAGGCACATTCTGATGCTCACTACTGAGCTAAAG GTGAAGACTCACATCCCGTTCGAGCCGCGCTGGACGGTGCAGCACTGTCTGTTCGGCTGCGAGACAAACGCGCAGACGGCCAACTCTACCG CGAGTGGCAATGTGGGAACGTTCATGGAGCAGGTGGTTGTAGAGGACACGCAGCACCGACAGAACTTGCAGCCCGCGCAACAGATGCACCAG GTGGGTGGTGTCCGGCAACAGCAATACGTACTAGCCACGCCCGCGCAACCAGCCACGCCCGTCTCACAG GTGATATtctgcggcggcggcggcgttaATTCGGTCGGAGGGGTGGGGTCggtgggcggcgcggcgcctgTCATCACGTCGGTACTGTCCGCGGGCGGCGCCGTACTCACGCCACACCACACGCTGCACCACTGA
- the LOC115450417 gene encoding 4,5-DOPA dioxygenase extradiol translates to MLILNTLSILIQVAFIVFLSLLSMNIIRYFTTSVRTMAVVAPALFVNHGGGPMPLLGDEEHADLTKFLRDEVKKHVNFNKVKAIILVTAHWESDIVAISSGKHHDLYFDYYGFPPESYKYKYNAPGDPALAERIHTSLKDAGIKSRMDPERGWDHGVFVPMLLINPSADIPIIQISVLKNQDAEQHYKVGQVLHQFRKEGIAILGSGMSYHNMRGFMYSRHEHRVINKEFDEFLNKVCTAEDESVRREGLLSWRQQPGATEAHPMGGAEHFMPLVVIAGAGGPKPGERIFKWDMGDTFRLSSFIWREI, encoded by the coding sequence ATGCTTATCCTCAATACATTGTCGATTCTTATACAAGTCGCGTTCATAGTTTTTCTGTCATTGTTGTCCATGAATATAATTCGCTACTTTACTACTAGTGTTAGAACTATGGCAGTAGTTGCTCCTGCGCTGTTTGTAAACCACGGCGGTGGTCCCATGCCTTTATTGGGTGACGAGGAACACGCGGACCTCACGAAGTTCTTACGAGACGAGGTAAAGAAACATGTCAATTTTAACAAAGTGAAGGCCATAATTCTCGTGACTGCACATTGGGAGTCTGACATCGTAGCGATATCCTCAGGTAAACATCACGATCTGTACTTCGATTATTACGGATTTCCGCCTGAGTCATACAAATACAAGTACAACGCGCCCGGAGATCCTGCTTTGGCAGAACGCATTCACACGTCACTCAAAGATGCTGGAATTAAATCCAGGATGGACCCGGAAAGGGGTTGGGATCACGGAGTGTTCGTGCCCATGCTCCTTATAAACCCTTCAGCAGATATACCAATTATCCAAATATCTGTACTTAAGAACCAAGATGCTGAACAGCATTATAAGGTGGGACAAGTCCTACACCAGTTTCGAAAGGAAGGCATTGCCATCCTGGGCTCTGGGATGTCGTATCATAATATGCGAGGGTTTATGTACAGTCGACATGAACATAgagttattaataaagaatttgaTGAGTTTTTGAACAAAGTGTGTACTGCTGAAGATGAAAGTGTGAGGAGAGAAGGATTGTTGTCATGGCGACAGCAGCCGGGCGCCACGGAAGCCCATCCAATGGGAGGCGCAGAACACTTCATGCCACTTGTAGTGATAGCTGGTGCTGGGGGCCCAAAACCTGGAGAGAGAATATTCAAATGGGATATGGGAGATACATTCAGACTTAGCTCATTTATTTGGAGAGAAATTTGa